A stretch of the Actinoalloteichus fjordicus genome encodes the following:
- a CDS encoding SDR family NAD(P)-dependent oxidoreductase, whose protein sequence is MISPNENPLAGRRAVVIGGSTGIGRGIADAWAAAGAEVIVGSRTRPMGPGSELLSWQRIDLTETRAARERLAALSASPLDAVCFSSIYYGERRALFCDVGEREWREQLDVNVTGLWLTLAATLPALRAADPGLFVGVSSEVVFNAGPGRSGYTASKAAAKALLDSVAREEDAERVRIVQVLPAGMVDSPGIRRRRPADFDYSGYMQPSDFAGVARQLAVTAGAGYHGDSLVVNGDGDWWSAYDRLPVSQSRPVSA, encoded by the coding sequence ATGATCAGTCCGAACGAGAACCCGCTAGCCGGACGGCGTGCCGTCGTCATCGGCGGCTCCACCGGCATCGGGCGCGGCATCGCCGACGCCTGGGCCGCCGCAGGCGCCGAGGTGATCGTCGGCAGCCGCACCCGACCGATGGGGCCGGGATCGGAACTGCTGTCCTGGCAGCGGATCGATCTCACCGAGACCCGCGCCGCGCGCGAGCGCCTCGCCGCGCTGAGCGCGAGTCCGCTCGACGCGGTGTGCTTCTCCTCGATCTACTACGGCGAGCGCCGTGCCCTGTTCTGCGACGTCGGCGAACGGGAATGGCGGGAGCAGCTCGACGTCAACGTCACCGGGTTGTGGCTGACGCTGGCGGCCACCCTGCCTGCGCTGCGGGCGGCGGACCCCGGGCTCTTCGTGGGCGTGTCCTCCGAGGTCGTGTTCAACGCGGGCCCCGGCCGCTCCGGTTACACCGCGTCGAAGGCCGCGGCGAAGGCACTGCTGGACTCGGTGGCCAGGGAGGAGGACGCCGAGCGGGTCCGCATCGTGCAGGTCCTGCCTGCGGGCATGGTCGACAGCCCCGGCATCCGACGGCGCAGGCCTGCCGACTTCGACTACAGCGGATACATGCAGCCCTCGGACTTCGCGGGCGTGGCCCGGCAGCTCGCGGTCACCGCGGGCGCGGGCTACCACGGCGACAGCCTCGTGGTGAACGGCGACGGCGACTGGTGGTCGGCCTACGACCGGCTGCCGGTCTCGCAGAGCAGGCCGGTCTCGGCGTGA
- a CDS encoding ROK family protein — translation MTARPITVFDVGGTHLRRASWTERHGLAEIRRTPSPSRTRHPGVAAADLRTRLIRAIADQVPPDGVAGVSLGAALDHHTGTVYASAPLWGAHTDSFDLRAALRTARPDVRWHVLNDVTAALLHLASGPAARDCRKVLLTTVSTGIACRILDRRTGEIAVDGCGLQGEIGHLPSTLLLDGVPVELTCDCGVACHLAAFSSGPGLRRLAEFLHTRGARAGRVVAAPGDHRADLVPGSARFAAGGPWATGDRRAGITTAAQGTSGFDAATVEAAAHLAAADHTGSPLAEAARTRPDRRGPDRMGPGHSGPNPTGSDRTEPDHTAPAQDQEAAAFETALSAALDAGDPLASELLAAATRPVADVVRTALCLDPQLDLVAFTGGVAVGLGRHYRAALLAHLAAEGLYITGERAPRWIADRIHVCLPTEADGLVGAGLAALAAESGRPLHRLRDGEMVRT, via the coding sequence GTGACCGCACGCCCGATCACGGTCTTCGACGTCGGCGGAACGCACCTGCGGCGGGCGAGCTGGACCGAGCGGCACGGTCTGGCCGAGATCCGGCGGACGCCGTCGCCGAGCCGTACTCGGCACCCCGGCGTGGCAGCGGCCGACCTTCGAACACGGTTGATCCGGGCGATAGCCGATCAGGTGCCGCCGGACGGCGTCGCAGGCGTCTCCCTGGGTGCGGCGCTGGACCATCACACGGGCACCGTCTACGCCTCGGCGCCGTTGTGGGGTGCGCACACCGACTCGTTCGACCTCCGGGCGGCGCTGCGCACCGCGCGCCCGGACGTGCGCTGGCATGTGCTGAACGACGTCACCGCCGCGCTGCTGCATCTCGCCTCGGGCCCGGCGGCCCGGGACTGCCGCAAGGTGCTGCTGACGACCGTCAGCACCGGGATCGCCTGTCGCATCCTCGATCGGCGGACCGGGGAGATCGCCGTCGACGGCTGCGGACTTCAAGGCGAGATCGGGCACCTGCCCTCGACCCTGCTCCTCGACGGCGTGCCGGTCGAGCTGACCTGCGACTGCGGTGTGGCCTGCCACCTGGCAGCCTTCTCCTCCGGCCCCGGCCTGCGCAGGCTCGCGGAGTTCCTGCACACCCGAGGGGCGAGGGCCGGGCGCGTGGTCGCGGCGCCAGGAGATCACCGGGCGGATCTCGTGCCCGGATCGGCACGATTCGCCGCAGGTGGCCCCTGGGCGACCGGCGACCGGCGGGCGGGGATCACGACAGCGGCTCAGGGGACGTCGGGCTTCGACGCGGCGACGGTCGAGGCGGCGGCGCACCTCGCGGCAGCGGACCACACCGGCTCACCACTCGCCGAGGCCGCCCGCACCCGGCCGGATCGCAGAGGGCCGGATCGCATGGGTCCGGGTCACAGCGGACCGAACCCCACCGGATCAGATCGCACGGAACCGGACCACACCGCACCAGCCCAGGACCAGGAGGCAGCCGCATTCGAGACCGCCCTGTCAGCCGCACTCGACGCGGGTGACCCCCTCGCCTCGGAACTGCTCGCGGCCGCCACCCGTCCCGTCGCCGACGTGGTGCGCACCGCCCTGTGCCTCGATCCGCAGCTCGACCTGGTGGCCTTCACCGGCGGCGTCGCGGTGGGCCTCGGCAGGCACTATCGGGCCGCGTTGCTCGCCCATCTCGCCGCCGAAGGGCTCTACATCACCGGCGAACGCGCCCCCCGCTGGATCGCCGACCGCATCCACGTCTGCCTGCCGACCGAGGCCGACGGCCTCGTCGGAGCGGGCCTCGCCGCGCTGGCAGCGGAGTCGGGCCGACCACTGCACCGGCTGCGAGACGGCGAGATGGTCCGGACGTGA
- a CDS encoding sedoheptulose 7-phosphate cyclase, with protein sequence MSVSPEHIRPGLATGTHHDDAVPFPRIEADGPVAHGERDSWLVHAHRSVRYEVRIRDRVFDLDHTDVLEAGGRGDGGSPRRFVVVDDEVDRVHGERIRGYLDHHGVDYAMTVLAASEASKEFDTAARVLERLDAFAIARRSEPVIIIGGGVLLDVAGLAASLYRRGTPFLRVPTTLIGLVDAGIGVKTGVNFNGHKNRLGTYAPADLTLLDRTFLGTLDRRQISNGLGEILKIALIKDLALFELLERHGAALLDERFQGLTPAGDDAARTALRRAVDGMLAELTPNLWEDDLERRVDYGHTFSPTLEMSALPALLHGEAVCVDMALTTVLACRRGLVTVAERDRVLAIMRTLELPCFHPLLDSELLVRALADTVRHRDGRQRLPLPLGIGEVCFVDDVTAEELATSVEIQRDLCAPALVAGRLGRQTEDVETSGRG encoded by the coding sequence ATGAGCGTCTCTCCCGAACACATCAGACCGGGCCTCGCCACCGGCACCCACCACGACGACGCGGTGCCCTTCCCCCGGATCGAGGCCGATGGGCCGGTCGCGCACGGCGAGCGCGACTCGTGGCTGGTCCACGCACACCGGTCGGTCCGTTATGAGGTGCGCATCCGAGACCGGGTCTTCGACCTCGACCACACCGACGTCCTGGAGGCGGGCGGCCGAGGTGACGGCGGCAGTCCCCGCCGCTTCGTCGTGGTGGACGACGAGGTCGACCGGGTGCACGGGGAACGCATCCGCGGCTATCTCGATCACCACGGCGTCGACTACGCGATGACGGTCCTCGCGGCGAGCGAGGCGAGCAAGGAGTTCGACACCGCCGCCCGCGTGCTGGAGCGACTGGACGCCTTCGCCATCGCGCGCCGTTCGGAGCCGGTGATCATCATCGGCGGCGGCGTCCTGCTGGACGTCGCCGGGCTCGCCGCGAGCCTCTATCGGCGGGGCACCCCGTTCCTGCGGGTGCCGACGACGCTCATCGGACTGGTGGACGCCGGGATCGGCGTCAAGACCGGGGTGAACTTCAACGGACACAAGAATCGGCTCGGCACGTATGCACCGGCGGACCTCACGCTGCTCGACCGGACCTTCCTCGGCACGCTCGACCGCAGGCAGATCAGCAACGGGCTCGGCGAGATCCTGAAGATCGCGTTGATCAAGGACCTCGCGCTGTTCGAACTGCTGGAGCGCCACGGGGCGGCCCTGCTCGACGAGAGGTTCCAGGGACTCACTCCCGCAGGCGACGACGCCGCACGAACAGCGCTGCGCCGCGCCGTCGACGGCATGCTCGCGGAACTCACCCCGAACCTTTGGGAGGACGACCTCGAACGTCGGGTCGACTACGGCCACACGTTCAGTCCCACCCTGGAGATGAGTGCGCTGCCCGCCCTGCTGCACGGCGAGGCCGTCTGCGTCGACATGGCGCTGACCACGGTGCTCGCCTGCCGTCGTGGCCTGGTCACCGTCGCCGAGCGCGACCGGGTCCTCGCGATCATGCGGACGCTGGAACTGCCCTGCTTCCATCCGCTGCTCGACTCGGAGCTCCTCGTGCGCGCACTGGCCGACACGGTCCGCCATCGAGACGGCAGACAGCGGCTTCCGCTGCCGCTGGGGATCGGCGAGGTGTGCTTCGTCGACGACGTCACCGCCGAGGAGCTGGCGACCTCGGTCGAGATTCAGCGGGATCTCTGCGCACCGGCCCTGGTCGCAGGCAGGCTCGGCAGGCAGACCGAGGACGTCGAGACTTCAGGGCGTGGGTGA
- a CDS encoding glycosyltransferase gives MPTPVWEIRPGADTPRLLHVNATATGGGVAELLRGLVEEQRGEGINAGWAVIGGTAEFYAITKYLHHLLHGRAVPNRIADPATLRTYREVLVPQAAWFRSSLGIGDVVVLHDPQTLGLAPALRATGARVVWHCHVGAEVPPERGPAAVWQAMAPELAAIDAVVTTLPAFAPPTVPAGNRFVIPPAIDPSAPKNRALTEAEISSLLDGIGLTAPSGRRGRADIVQEGVLPAEARVVLQVSRWDPLKGIPDVVRAVECLPPDVHLVVAGADPREIPDDPEGAAVLAEVLDVLAGLAPEDRARVHLISIAQQPAEVSALLVNALQRRADVVVQKSVAEGFGLTVTEAMIKGRAVLATEVGGIRLQITDGRDGLLVDATDHQAFAAALLRLLADPELRVRLGESARQRVLDHYTLRRLVADYRGVTGLADAAGDLLDGATA, from the coding sequence ATGCCGACCCCAGTCTGGGAGATCCGACCCGGCGCCGATACGCCGAGGCTGCTGCACGTCAACGCGACGGCGACCGGCGGCGGTGTCGCGGAACTGCTGCGGGGCCTCGTCGAGGAGCAACGCGGCGAGGGGATCAATGCCGGTTGGGCGGTGATCGGCGGCACGGCCGAGTTCTACGCGATCACCAAGTACTTGCATCATCTCCTGCACGGCAGGGCCGTCCCGAACCGGATCGCCGATCCGGCGACCCTGCGGACCTACCGGGAGGTCCTGGTTCCACAGGCGGCCTGGTTCCGGAGTTCGCTCGGCATCGGCGACGTCGTGGTCCTGCACGATCCGCAGACGCTCGGCCTGGCTCCCGCGCTGCGTGCCACCGGCGCCCGAGTCGTCTGGCACTGCCACGTCGGCGCGGAGGTGCCCCCGGAACGGGGCCCCGCCGCCGTCTGGCAGGCGATGGCCCCCGAACTCGCCGCGATCGACGCGGTGGTGACGACCCTGCCCGCGTTCGCCCCGCCGACGGTGCCCGCCGGGAACCGATTCGTCATCCCGCCCGCGATCGACCCGAGCGCCCCGAAGAACCGGGCACTGACCGAGGCCGAGATCAGCAGCCTGCTCGACGGGATCGGGCTCACCGCGCCGTCGGGGCGCCGGGGACGGGCCGACATCGTCCAGGAGGGTGTGCTGCCCGCCGAAGCACGGGTCGTGCTCCAGGTCTCGCGATGGGACCCGCTGAAGGGCATCCCCGACGTGGTGCGCGCCGTCGAATGCCTGCCGCCGGATGTGCACCTCGTGGTGGCGGGGGCGGACCCTCGGGAGATCCCGGACGACCCGGAGGGCGCCGCCGTGCTGGCCGAGGTGCTCGACGTCCTCGCCGGACTGGCACCGGAAGATCGCGCCAGGGTCCACCTGATCAGCATCGCGCAGCAGCCTGCCGAGGTCAGTGCGCTGCTGGTCAACGCCCTGCAACGCCGGGCGGACGTGGTGGTGCAGAAGAGTGTGGCGGAGGGCTTCGGGCTCACCGTCACCGAGGCGATGATCAAGGGCCGCGCGGTGCTCGCCACCGAGGTCGGCGGGATACGACTGCAGATCACCGACGGGCGGGACGGCCTGCTCGTCGACGCGACCGATCACCAGGCCTTCGCGGCGGCGCTGCTGCGGCTGCTCGCCGATCCGGAGCTGAGGGTGCGGCTCGGCGAGAGCGCACGGCAACGGGTGCTCGACCACTACACGCTGCGCAGACTCGTCGCGGACTACCGAGGGGTCACCGGCCTTGCCGATGCGGCGGGCGATCTCCTCGACGGCGCGACGGCCTGA
- a CDS encoding fused response regulator/phosphatase — translation MTSDGPGRQNPSPLATRPREGDPIRGESADLLPPASPRPEKGPSMAAAARQTVEDDTRAGIMVVGESVTRHRAIARRLGQAGHRVAEARTGADCLRLLEQRRFSLVVLAVDLPDMNSADILNRIKTDPSHGDTVVIHVASEATTGGERAQGMTRGVDAYLAEPVDPDELLATVEAALRRAGAMAVAEGRHSSELALAEERVDRLGGLTQAMAAINSATDFDGVVAAAALGLTAIFPGRASALALRPDGWCRLAVVDGAGGAVTTRIVPSDLLERLGDHAEQAAEDIATVVLDGATWSAEVPSTPTEDDTRVMLCQWQPDGPPVCLAITAVRGHGIEEQELLWQLGRTFALAVGGLRSFAAEHSLALTLQRSLLPTLLPRRPDFDMAVRYVPATSNAEIGGDFYEVTERGSELLVAIGDVTGHSIKAATIMGEVRHALRAFAVEGHPPDVILELLNRMMLKYHPDFCVTMCLLLIDTETGETAVANAGHIPPLLVDADGARFAPVSGPLLGIALDRPGSTSVRIPVGTTVILLTDGLVEDRVTDLDEAMAALAEAAASAAESEDLDDLCEHLITEFGTGKDDDIALLALRRTGETAPDPADGAPERRG, via the coding sequence ATGACCTCCGACGGGCCGGGCCGACAGAATCCCTCCCCGCTCGCCACGCGCCCCCGCGAAGGCGATCCGATTCGCGGCGAATCGGCCGATCTGCTGCCACCCGCCTCGCCGCGTCCCGAGAAAGGCCCGTCGATGGCCGCAGCGGCCCGTCAGACCGTCGAGGACGACACCCGGGCCGGGATCATGGTGGTCGGCGAGTCGGTGACGAGGCACCGGGCGATCGCGAGGAGACTCGGGCAGGCGGGCCACCGGGTCGCCGAGGCACGAACCGGAGCGGACTGTCTGCGGCTGTTGGAGCAGCGGCGTTTCAGCCTGGTCGTCCTCGCCGTCGACCTGCCGGACATGAACAGCGCCGACATCCTCAATCGGATCAAGACCGACCCCTCCCACGGCGACACCGTGGTGATCCACGTGGCCTCGGAGGCCACCACCGGCGGCGAACGCGCGCAGGGCATGACCCGGGGCGTAGACGCCTATCTCGCCGAGCCCGTCGACCCCGACGAGCTGCTCGCCACCGTGGAGGCGGCCCTGCGGCGGGCGGGCGCCATGGCCGTCGCCGAAGGGCGACACTCCAGCGAACTCGCCCTCGCCGAGGAGCGCGTCGACCGACTCGGCGGCCTCACCCAGGCGATGGCGGCGATCAACTCGGCCACCGACTTCGACGGCGTGGTGGCGGCGGCCGCGCTCGGTCTGACCGCGATCTTCCCCGGTCGGGCCTCGGCACTGGCGCTGCGGCCGGACGGCTGGTGCAGGCTGGCAGTCGTCGACGGCGCCGGGGGCGCGGTCACCACCCGTATCGTGCCGTCGGACCTCCTGGAACGACTCGGCGATCACGCCGAGCAGGCTGCCGAGGACATCGCGACCGTCGTGCTGGACGGCGCGACGTGGTCGGCAGAGGTGCCCTCCACTCCCACCGAGGACGACACGCGGGTGATGCTCTGCCAGTGGCAGCCCGACGGCCCCCCGGTGTGCCTGGCGATCACGGCGGTCCGGGGTCACGGCATCGAGGAGCAGGAGCTGTTGTGGCAGCTCGGCAGGACCTTCGCCCTCGCCGTCGGCGGGCTGCGCTCCTTCGCGGCGGAGCACAGCCTCGCGCTGACCCTGCAGCGCAGTCTGCTGCCCACGCTGCTGCCCCGGCGGCCTGACTTCGACATGGCGGTGCGCTATGTGCCCGCCACCAGCAACGCCGAGATCGGCGGCGACTTCTACGAGGTCACCGAGCGAGGCTCCGAGCTGCTCGTCGCGATCGGCGACGTCACCGGCCACTCGATCAAGGCGGCCACGATCATGGGCGAGGTGCGCCACGCCCTGCGGGCCTTCGCCGTCGAGGGTCATCCGCCGGATGTGATCCTCGAGCTGCTCAACCGGATGATGCTGAAGTACCACCCCGACTTCTGCGTCACCATGTGTCTGCTGCTCATCGACACGGAGACCGGCGAGACCGCGGTCGCCAACGCCGGACACATCCCGCCGCTGCTCGTCGACGCGGACGGCGCCAGGTTCGCGCCGGTCAGCGGCCCGCTGTTGGGAATCGCCCTGGACCGCCCCGGCTCGACGAGCGTGCGCATCCCGGTGGGCACGACGGTGATCCTGCTGACCGACGGCCTGGTCGAGGACCGGGTCACCGATCTCGACGAGGCGATGGCCGCGTTGGCGGAGGCGGCCGCCTCCGCCGCCGAGAGCGAGGACCTCGACGACCTCTGCGAACATCTGATCACGGAGTTCGGCACCGGCAAGGACGACGACATCGCCCTGTTGGCGCTGCGGCGCACCGGGGAGACCGCACCGGACCCGGCCGACGGGGCACCCGAGCGCCGAGGCTGA
- a CDS encoding HAD-IA family hydrolase has product MTNRSEPQETTTRAATDADLGHVVSALLIDMDGTLVDSTAVVERTWRDFAERHGLDVERIIAVSHGRRTIETVAMFAPDGVDVAAEARWIDIEETEDTEDVVEVPGAGALLASLPEGSWALVTSAGRRLAERRMAAAGLGLPSIVITSEDVASGKPSPEGYLVGAHRLGVPADSTLVFEDAEAGVTASLAAGARTVVVGALDAPVTAGLDRVPDLRAVRVDPMPGSALLRVRLGSRRGTGGRSVGRRLVGSDADLGPDAVR; this is encoded by the coding sequence ATGACGAACCGGTCAGAACCGCAGGAGACGACGACTCGGGCGGCGACGGACGCCGACCTCGGCCATGTCGTGTCCGCCCTCCTGATCGACATGGACGGGACGCTGGTCGACTCGACGGCCGTCGTGGAGCGGACCTGGCGCGACTTCGCCGAACGACACGGCCTGGACGTCGAACGGATCATCGCCGTCTCCCACGGCCGCCGCACGATCGAGACCGTCGCGATGTTCGCCCCCGACGGCGTCGACGTCGCGGCCGAGGCGCGGTGGATCGACATCGAGGAGACGGAGGACACCGAGGATGTCGTCGAGGTGCCGGGGGCGGGCGCACTGCTCGCCTCGCTGCCCGAGGGGAGCTGGGCGCTGGTGACCTCGGCGGGCCGACGGCTGGCCGAGCGCCGAATGGCCGCCGCCGGGCTCGGCCTGCCGTCGATCGTGATCACCTCGGAGGACGTCGCCTCGGGAAAGCCCAGCCCGGAGGGGTATCTCGTCGGCGCGCACCGGCTCGGGGTGCCCGCAGACTCGACACTCGTCTTCGAGGACGCCGAGGCGGGTGTCACCGCCTCGCTCGCCGCAGGCGCCCGCACGGTCGTGGTCGGCGCGCTGGACGCGCCGGTGACCGCAGGCCTGGATCGGGTGCCCGACCTGCGCGCCGTGCGGGTCGATCCGATGCCGGGCAGCGCGCTGCTGCGCGTGCGCCTCGGCTCGCGTCGCGGCACCGGCGGCCGGTCTGTCGGCCGGCGTCTCGTGGGGTCGGATGCCGATCTCGGGCCCGACGCCGTCCGATGA
- a CDS encoding alcohol dehydrogenase catalytic domain-containing protein, translating into MNRAAGIDPVATKPAAVSISGTGTHRAIVRTATATALAVADRPTIIPGPGELSIATEVAGVCGTDIQLLRGLRADPATVIGHEGIGRIAAVGVGTDPELTAGTLVVINPTHPTEPSFLLGHNIDGLWQERTLVPATAVRGGLVLPLPATTDPGLAPLLEPLAVAGYALEAFAPFDVRTLVIIGDGTVGHLAVRAARRRLGPAVRTVLVHHTPAGLRFSEAGRHRADVLVDHGRLTDLRPGPGGVAVLLATPRDATIRALDAVLAMPLDGGLVIDVVGGLPPGTRSAMLPGVDLVALRAANCGGLPDPIAIASVTSAAGRRVRILGHRGVANRHLLDAAAELARDPERYRELVTHETDLDGAVGVLRLLARSRNRVVDGRRLVKLAIRFTAGRVAGRHPDVPR; encoded by the coding sequence GTGAACCGGGCAGCAGGCATCGATCCCGTCGCGACGAAGCCCGCCGCCGTCTCGATCAGCGGGACGGGCACCCATCGCGCGATCGTCCGCACCGCCACCGCCACCGCCCTCGCCGTCGCCGACCGACCGACGATCATCCCCGGCCCCGGCGAGCTCAGCATCGCGACCGAGGTGGCAGGCGTGTGCGGCACCGACATCCAGCTCCTTCGCGGTCTCCGTGCCGACCCGGCGACGGTGATCGGCCACGAGGGGATCGGCCGGATCGCGGCCGTCGGCGTCGGGACGGATCCCGAACTGACCGCCGGAACGCTGGTCGTGATCAACCCCACCCATCCGACGGAGCCGTCCTTCCTGCTCGGGCACAACATCGACGGCCTGTGGCAGGAACGCACCCTCGTCCCCGCGACGGCCGTGCGCGGCGGGCTGGTCCTGCCGTTGCCCGCCACCACCGATCCCGGGCTGGCGCCCCTGCTCGAGCCGCTCGCGGTGGCCGGTTATGCGTTGGAGGCGTTCGCCCCGTTCGACGTACGCACCCTGGTGATCATCGGGGATGGGACCGTCGGCCACCTCGCGGTCCGTGCGGCCCGCCGCAGGCTCGGCCCGGCGGTGCGCACGGTGCTCGTCCACCACACACCGGCGGGCCTGCGATTCAGCGAGGCGGGGAGGCATCGCGCCGACGTGCTGGTCGACCACGGGCGGCTCACCGATCTGCGGCCCGGTCCAGGCGGCGTCGCGGTGCTGTTGGCGACCCCGCGCGATGCCACGATCCGCGCGCTGGACGCCGTGCTCGCCATGCCGCTCGACGGCGGTCTCGTCATCGACGTCGTCGGCGGTCTGCCGCCGGGCACGCGGAGCGCCATGCTGCCCGGCGTCGACCTCGTGGCGCTACGGGCCGCCAACTGCGGCGGCCTGCCGGACCCGATCGCGATCGCGTCGGTGACCAGCGCGGCGGGACGACGAGTCCGCATCCTCGGACATCGCGGCGTCGCCAACCGCCACCTGCTCGACGCCGCGGCAGAGCTCGCCCGCGACCCGGAGCGCTATCGGGAGCTGGTGACGCACGAGACCGATCTCGACGGCGCCGTCGGCGTGCTGCGGCTGCTGGCCCGCTCGCGGAACCGCGTCGTCGACGGCAGGCGGCTCGTGAAGCTCGCCATCAGATTCACGGCGGGTCGGGTAGCGGGACGTCATCCGGACGTCCCACGGTGA
- a CDS encoding sugar phosphate isomerase/epimerase family protein, with translation MSPARRHRDGCAVGLVDWRLPEAGPDAVRRAGEVGVDGVQLDLGGPGRGPRLDAPGRLDAVRDAVEATGVRVLAVAGNHLNDIGLTARADSHDATRVRLFFERLLDAAQALGAPLAFAPSFGRSVIDGPEAFARTAAVLRAAARAAAERGLLLGSENVLGAHQARRLAEAVDSPALRLVLDPANLVAAGLHPIELIGATSELLADQVHLKPPPDAGPSGADLDSTMVTETLVALREQHVPVRVLVSENDYRDGDADRLAREVDQLRRRAAWFVPSTIETT, from the coding sequence GTGAGTCCAGCGCGACGTCACCGCGACGGCTGCGCGGTCGGCCTGGTCGACTGGCGGCTTCCGGAGGCCGGCCCCGACGCGGTGCGGCGCGCGGGCGAGGTCGGGGTCGACGGCGTGCAACTCGACCTCGGCGGGCCGGGTCGCGGGCCGCGCCTGGACGCCCCCGGGCGCCTCGATGCCGTCCGGGATGCCGTCGAGGCAACGGGAGTCCGGGTGCTGGCCGTGGCAGGAAACCACCTCAACGACATCGGGCTCACCGCGCGGGCGGACAGCCACGACGCCACCCGAGTACGGCTGTTCTTCGAACGGCTGCTCGACGCCGCACAGGCCCTCGGTGCGCCACTGGCCTTCGCACCGAGCTTCGGGCGCAGCGTCATCGACGGTCCGGAGGCCTTCGCCCGCACGGCGGCGGTGCTGCGGGCGGCCGCGCGCGCGGCGGCGGAACGGGGCCTCCTGTTGGGCAGCGAGAACGTCCTCGGCGCGCACCAGGCGCGGCGGCTCGCCGAGGCCGTCGACTCCCCCGCGCTGCGACTGGTGCTCGACCCGGCGAACCTCGTCGCGGCGGGCCTGCACCCGATCGAACTGATCGGTGCGACCTCGGAGCTGCTCGCCGACCAGGTCCATCTCAAGCCCCCACCCGATGCGGGCCCGTCGGGTGCGGACCTCGACTCGACCATGGTGACCGAGACGCTGGTCGCCCTGCGGGAGCAGCACGTCCCCGTCCGAGTACTGGTGTCGGAGAACGACTACCGGGACGGCGACGCGGACCGTCTCGCCCGCGAGGTCGATCAGCTGCGACGGCGGGCAGCCTGGTTCGTCCCGAGCACGATCGAGACGACATGA